A genomic segment from Amygdalobacter nucleatus encodes:
- a CDS encoding dihydroxyacetone kinase subunit DhaK, which yields MKKIINKPETFVDDMIDGIIAAHSDKVCLMKNDNRVLLRTNKKEDGKVAIVTAGGSGHLPLFLGYVGHGMLDGCAVGNVFASPSASSMADMIRSCDCGKGVICLYGNYGGDKMNFQMACDEVEFDDIETRQLIAGDDIASSPNETSEKRRGVAGIVYAYKIVGAAAERGMSIDEVMRIGEKTLANIRTMGFATSPCVIPEVGKPSFTIADDEIEVGMGIHGEPGIEVRKMMTADKIAKLAVKSILADFGENKPKKVSVMINGLGSTPLEEQYIVYKSVSELLKSENIEVVHPHLGEFATSMEMSGLSVTLIALDDEMQDLLEDVAQTPFYTNYNR from the coding sequence ATGAAAAAAATTATTAACAAACCAGAAACCTTTGTCGATGATATGATCGATGGCATAATTGCAGCTCATTCTGATAAGGTTTGCCTAATGAAGAATGATAACAGAGTTCTATTAAGAACTAATAAAAAAGAAGATGGTAAGGTAGCTATTGTTACAGCTGGTGGTAGTGGCCATCTACCGTTGTTCTTAGGTTATGTAGGTCATGGCATGCTGGATGGATGCGCTGTTGGTAATGTTTTTGCTTCACCGTCAGCTTCTTCAATGGCCGATATGATTAGATCCTGTGATTGCGGTAAGGGGGTTATCTGTCTCTATGGCAACTACGGTGGAGATAAGATGAATTTCCAGATGGCATGCGATGAGGTTGAATTTGACGATATTGAAACACGTCAACTTATTGCTGGCGATGATATTGCTTCTAGCCCTAATGAAACATCAGAAAAAAGACGTGGCGTTGCTGGTATTGTCTATGCATACAAGATCGTTGGTGCTGCTGCTGAACGCGGTATGTCAATCGATGAGGTAATGCGCATTGGTGAGAAGACTTTAGCTAATATCCGAACAATGGGATTTGCAACTTCTCCATGTGTTATTCCTGAAGTTGGTAAACCTTCGTTTACGATTGCTGATGACGAGATCGAAGTTGGCATGGGTATCCATGGTGAACCTGGTATTGAAGTAAGAAAAATGATGACAGCAGACAAAATTGCTAAATTGGCTGTGAAGTCAATCTTGGCAGACTTTGGTGAGAATAAGCCAAAGAAAGTTTCTGTCATGATTAATGGCTTAGGTTCAACGCCACTAGAAGAACAATATATTGTTTACAAGAGTGTAAGTGAACTATTAAAGAGCGAGAACATCGAAGTTGTTCATCCTCATTTAGGTGAGTTTGCTACATCAATGGAGATGTCAGGCTTGTCAGTTACACTTATTGCGTTGGATGACGAGATGCAAGATTTGTTAGAAGATGTTGCACAGACGCCATTCTATACAAATTACAATAGATAG
- a CDS encoding dihydroxyacetone kinase subunit L, whose translation MNKRSIECAFGKIADKMAANREYLIELDQRNGDGDLGISMSNGFKAAYETIKQSEETDLGKIFMAAAKSFNTAAPSSLGTILSIGMMGIAKTLRNNQEITLEQLIEALEAGINNIMLKAGSKQGEKTILDALIPAINGLKGESDVNVAFKNAYKASVEGAESTKNMKSVHGRAAYYGENSIGLVDGGAIAGSLMFQALAE comes from the coding sequence ATGAATAAAAGATCTATCGAATGTGCTTTCGGAAAAATAGCCGATAAGATGGCTGCAAATAGGGAATATCTGATTGAGCTTGATCAGAGAAACGGTGATGGCGATTTAGGTATTTCAATGAGTAACGGTTTCAAAGCAGCATATGAGACAATAAAACAATCAGAAGAAACTGATTTAGGTAAGATTTTCATGGCTGCTGCAAAGAGCTTCAACACAGCTGCCCCATCATCATTGGGTACGATACTCTCCATCGGTATGATGGGCATAGCTAAGACTTTGCGTAATAATCAAGAAATTACATTGGAACAACTGATTGAGGCATTAGAAGCAGGTATTAATAACATCATGCTTAAGGCCGGTTCAAAACAAGGTGAAAAGACTATTTTGGATGCTCTTATTCCAGCTATCAATGGTTTGAAGGGTGAATCGGATGTCAATGTTGCTTTCAAGAATGCTTACAAGGCTTCCGTTGAAGGTGCAGAATCAACAAAAAATATGAAGTCAGTCCACGGTCGTGCTGCTTATTATGGAGAAAACAGCATCGGATTAGTTGATGGTGGCGCTATTGCTGGATCACTTATGTTCCAGGCATTGGCAGAGTAA